A window of the Streptomyces luomodiensis genome harbors these coding sequences:
- a CDS encoding caspase, EACC1-associated type: MTDNDRYAMLVGVSTYDSDAYHDLPPVRADLHYMRAVLENTEIGMYNDCAMVAEPTRAEMLHAVETFLEARQPSETALLYFSGHGEFCEDDNQLYFLTRDADPDDLPGTAVPAEFLERMLSSCRAASKLVLLDCCSSGSVVQGWTAKGIPDDTGRRPAPSTLLRPTGVYFITASDALQSASAMAPPGSTLGTSRFTGEIVEGLRNGRIKDSGWITPDDLFAYLTAQMARNGVPEEQRPTKSTIRATQSLPFARSVARPVHLPTPPRDATEAARQSPVMLKARELAALDAKDGVDWQRLLRYYVQCLTAEAAAGMLPDRDSGRDAGYFLLAKGQETIQSGRAATFRAPTQLPRPQAKPSRAGGGDAGTQQEYWYGYPAITLPVPEGGGRGRRTPVRIAPLLVQQMELAPDESGQDVLRPTGVPSLHTGVVSELLDADDAADLFARWQPTWQEGNDTQMLRAVRELLEELGLPELEPLDPAELSERTVMQALRPGAHNAAVLLVPSGVEANATQGLVDNLLQMSARAGQIPGTAMDALLSGDEADAEAGPSVVVVAPGPCNESQELVVSAAMTRKLTVATGPPGTGKSEVVTAVVTTCVAAGQSVLVASTNNEAVDVVAERCDAIAPGLMMRTGNKKALKEEAEKLERLLGEPGEPPRRGSATVGGELRNTRARAAGQRGDAERRVGEERRLLELLREREERAGALELPLPLLEGVWAEGPGEDGTAALGRWEGRARKAANASRWLLGGWRRARALATLVVAAGAPESDGPPWPRWAGERPVPPELLEALADAVAVERRLRELVPEHTGWDEDGLKQARLETAGALSQLSAELSRAVSAEALARAQGVMGQRLQALRSRRGFQKSQQNLMAHIRGWAISTHSVRQLELAPKMFDLVVIDEASQCSIPSVLPLLFRARRALIIGDPMQLGHIADIAPPQERQARVRSGLSAAQLEDHRLTYHVYSAYHAAAQHGDTALLLDEHYRCHPQIADVVNGYCYAGQLQVLTDVRRQVPAYDPVGAADPAPVLGWVDVPGGESARGGGGQSWRNDAEAGAVRRVVDELLVRLPQDATVGVVTPFRAQKEALARVWRDDDRVRVGTVHAFQGGQRDVMVLSPVATLNTPPRTTHWVASQVNLWNVAVTRAKSQLITVGSRAFWQGQSGLPTLLAGRSAPLGAESGEEQGPAAGVVTGGGQGAVGSGASFREELADRLQRYLGERGVTDLERAAVVGGHTVDLLFTEGGENTAVLIDAGPPPGRDPARHLRLTHARGDLLTGLPSGGHGAKACEVGRTVRVPAWRILAGEEALAPLFGRAHPGRMGGRPGQRWSRHRTT; encoded by the coding sequence ATGACCGACAACGACCGGTACGCCATGCTCGTCGGCGTCTCCACGTATGACAGCGACGCCTACCACGATCTGCCGCCCGTCCGCGCCGACCTGCACTACATGCGGGCGGTGCTGGAGAACACCGAGATCGGCATGTACAACGACTGCGCGATGGTCGCCGAACCGACCCGCGCGGAGATGTTGCACGCCGTGGAGACGTTTCTGGAGGCGCGGCAGCCCAGCGAGACGGCACTGCTGTACTTCAGCGGGCACGGCGAGTTCTGCGAGGACGACAACCAGCTCTACTTCCTCACCCGGGACGCCGATCCCGACGACCTGCCGGGCACGGCCGTACCGGCGGAGTTCCTGGAGCGGATGCTCTCGTCCTGCCGCGCCGCGTCGAAGCTCGTGCTGCTGGACTGCTGCTCCAGCGGTTCGGTCGTCCAGGGCTGGACCGCCAAGGGCATCCCGGACGACACCGGCCGGCGACCCGCGCCCAGCACCCTGTTGCGGCCGACCGGCGTGTACTTCATCACCGCGTCCGACGCTCTCCAGTCCGCGTCCGCGATGGCGCCGCCCGGGTCGACGCTCGGCACCTCCCGCTTCACCGGCGAGATCGTGGAAGGCCTGCGGAACGGGCGGATCAAGGACAGCGGCTGGATCACGCCGGACGACCTGTTCGCCTACCTGACGGCCCAGATGGCACGGAACGGCGTGCCCGAGGAGCAGCGGCCGACCAAGTCCACGATCCGGGCCACGCAGAGCCTGCCCTTCGCCCGGTCCGTGGCGCGCCCCGTACACCTTCCGACGCCGCCGCGTGACGCGACGGAGGCGGCGCGGCAGTCCCCCGTCATGCTCAAGGCCCGGGAACTGGCGGCGCTGGACGCGAAGGACGGCGTGGACTGGCAGCGGCTGCTGCGCTACTACGTCCAGTGCCTCACCGCCGAGGCGGCGGCCGGCATGCTGCCTGACCGCGACAGCGGGCGGGATGCGGGGTACTTCCTGCTGGCCAAGGGCCAGGAGACCATCCAGTCGGGGCGGGCCGCGACCTTCCGGGCTCCGACCCAACTGCCCAGGCCGCAGGCGAAGCCGAGCAGGGCGGGCGGCGGCGACGCGGGAACGCAGCAGGAGTACTGGTACGGCTATCCGGCCATCACGCTCCCCGTGCCCGAGGGAGGCGGCCGGGGGCGCCGTACGCCGGTGCGGATCGCGCCGCTGCTGGTGCAGCAGATGGAACTCGCCCCGGACGAGAGCGGCCAGGACGTGCTCCGGCCGACCGGGGTGCCGTCCCTGCACACCGGTGTCGTCTCGGAACTGCTGGACGCCGACGACGCGGCGGACCTCTTCGCCCGCTGGCAGCCGACCTGGCAGGAGGGCAACGACACGCAGATGCTGCGGGCCGTGCGGGAGCTTCTGGAGGAGCTGGGACTGCCCGAGCTGGAGCCGCTGGATCCCGCCGAGCTCAGTGAGCGGACGGTGATGCAGGCGCTGCGACCCGGCGCGCACAACGCGGCCGTCCTGCTCGTACCGTCCGGTGTGGAGGCGAACGCAACGCAGGGGCTGGTGGACAACCTGCTGCAGATGTCGGCGCGGGCCGGGCAGATCCCCGGCACCGCGATGGACGCCCTGCTGAGCGGCGATGAGGCGGACGCGGAGGCGGGGCCCTCGGTGGTCGTGGTGGCGCCGGGGCCGTGCAACGAGAGCCAGGAGCTGGTGGTCTCCGCGGCGATGACGCGGAAGCTGACAGTGGCCACGGGGCCGCCCGGCACGGGCAAGAGCGAGGTGGTCACGGCCGTCGTCACCACCTGTGTCGCGGCCGGACAGTCCGTGCTGGTCGCGTCGACGAACAACGAGGCGGTGGACGTCGTCGCAGAGCGCTGCGACGCCATAGCTCCCGGGCTCATGATGCGGACGGGCAACAAGAAGGCTCTGAAGGAGGAGGCCGAGAAGCTGGAGCGGCTGCTCGGCGAGCCCGGGGAGCCCCCACGGCGGGGCTCAGCGACCGTGGGCGGGGAGCTGCGCAACACGCGGGCGCGGGCCGCCGGGCAGCGGGGGGACGCGGAGCGCCGTGTCGGAGAGGAGCGGCGGCTGCTGGAGCTGCTCCGGGAGCGGGAGGAGCGGGCGGGCGCGCTGGAGCTGCCGCTGCCGCTCCTGGAGGGCGTCTGGGCGGAGGGGCCCGGGGAGGACGGCACGGCCGCGCTGGGCCGCTGGGAGGGCAGGGCCCGGAAGGCGGCCAACGCCTCCCGGTGGCTGCTCGGCGGGTGGCGCAGGGCTCGGGCCCTGGCCACGCTGGTCGTGGCGGCCGGTGCCCCGGAGAGCGACGGCCCGCCGTGGCCGCGGTGGGCGGGCGAGCGGCCCGTGCCGCCCGAACTGCTGGAGGCCCTGGCGGACGCGGTGGCCGTGGAGCGCCGGCTGCGGGAGCTCGTGCCCGAGCACACCGGCTGGGACGAGGACGGACTGAAGCAGGCGCGGCTGGAGACGGCGGGTGCGCTGTCGCAGCTGTCCGCCGAGCTGTCACGGGCGGTGTCGGCGGAGGCCCTGGCGCGGGCGCAAGGTGTGATGGGGCAGCGGCTCCAGGCGCTGCGGAGCCGGCGGGGGTTCCAGAAGAGCCAGCAGAACCTGATGGCGCACATCAGGGGGTGGGCGATCAGCACCCACTCGGTGCGGCAGCTCGAACTCGCCCCCAAGATGTTCGACCTCGTCGTCATCGACGAGGCCAGCCAGTGCTCCATTCCGTCGGTGCTGCCGCTGCTCTTCCGGGCCCGGCGGGCGCTGATCATCGGTGACCCGATGCAGCTGGGTCACATCGCCGACATCGCGCCGCCGCAGGAGCGGCAGGCGCGGGTCCGGTCCGGGCTGAGCGCGGCGCAGCTGGAGGACCACCGGCTCACGTACCACGTGTACTCCGCCTACCACGCGGCAGCGCAGCACGGTGACACTGCCCTGCTGCTCGACGAGCACTACCGCTGTCACCCGCAGATCGCCGATGTCGTCAACGGGTACTGCTACGCGGGCCAGTTGCAGGTGCTCACCGACGTACGGCGGCAGGTCCCGGCATACGACCCGGTGGGTGCGGCCGATCCAGCGCCGGTGCTGGGCTGGGTGGACGTTCCGGGCGGCGAGTCGGCGCGGGGCGGTGGCGGGCAGTCCTGGCGCAACGACGCCGAGGCGGGTGCCGTGCGACGGGTGGTGGACGAACTGCTCGTGCGGCTGCCGCAGGACGCGACCGTGGGCGTGGTGACGCCGTTCCGGGCGCAGAAGGAGGCGCTGGCGCGGGTGTGGCGCGACGACGACCGGGTGCGGGTGGGGACGGTGCACGCGTTCCAGGGCGGGCAGCGGGACGTGATGGTGCTGAGCCCGGTGGCCACGCTGAATACCCCGCCGAGGACGACGCACTGGGTGGCGAGCCAGGTCAATCTGTGGAACGTGGCGGTCACCCGGGCCAAGTCGCAGTTGATCACGGTGGGCAGTCGCGCGTTCTGGCAGGGGCAGAGCGGTCTTCCTACACTGCTCGCCGGGCGTTCGGCGCCGCTGGGAGCGGAGAGCGGTGAGGAGCAGGGCCCCGCCGCGGGAGTTGTCACCGGCGGCGGGCAGGGTGCGGTCGGCTCGGGGGCATCGTTCCGCGAAGAGCTCGCCGACCGGCTCCAGCGGTACCTCGGGGAGCGCGGCGTCACCGATCTGGAGCGCGCGGCGGTGGTCGGCGGCCACACGGTGGATCTGCTGTTCACCGAGGGCGGCGAGAACACGGCGGTCCTGATCGACGCGGGCCCGCCGCCCGGCCGGGACCCGGCGAGGCACCTGCGGCTGACGCATGCCCGGGGCGATCTGCTGACCGGGCTGCCGTCCGGCGGCCACGGGGCGAAGGCGTGCGAGGTGGGCCGGACCGTGCGGGTGCCGGCGTGGCGGATCCTGGCGGGCGAGGAGGCGCTGGCGCCGCTGTTCGGCCGAGCGCACCCGGGCCGTATGGGGGGAAGGCCGGGTCAGCGCTGGTCGAGGCACCGGACGACGTAG
- a CDS encoding effector-associated constant component EACC1, with protein sequence MPSDRTGYRISIIDEDPLRARREARELLAEIADTDPGAALDIPRRRTAGEGKKKGGLSVDTIGVLISAGSLVAAGVQIWLARVPQRTIVIRRPDGATLQITGREAREDDERIDRFLAGGDEPADGRDDDSRDGDATAAG encoded by the coding sequence ATGCCCAGCGACCGAACCGGGTACCGGATCTCCATCATCGACGAGGACCCGTTGCGCGCCCGCAGGGAGGCGCGTGAACTCCTTGCCGAGATCGCCGACACCGACCCGGGCGCGGCCCTGGACATCCCCCGGCGGCGCACGGCCGGTGAGGGCAAGAAGAAGGGCGGGCTGTCGGTCGACACGATCGGGGTGTTGATCAGCGCGGGCTCGCTGGTCGCGGCCGGAGTGCAGATCTGGCTGGCCCGCGTACCACAGCGCACGATCGTCATCAGGCGGCCCGATGGCGCGACTCTCCAGATCACGGGGAGGGAGGCGCGCGAGGACGACGAGCGGATCGATCGGTTCCTCGCGGGCGGCGACGAGCCCGCCGACGGCCGCGACGACGACAGCCGCGACGGCGACGCGACGGCGGCGGGCTGA
- a CDS encoding ATP-binding protein, translating to MNSEISPVQGVSSLVHQPAAAEAHPARSKHPHPTAPLLREFTMRFTSSRHGARLARRLVSQRLDEWGYPYDGRANETLTLITAELAANAVRHGHVAGRDFRVRLAETGDTLRVEVTDTRTERVPPLTVQEPPDDTESGRGLLIVAQLASRWAVTPRDSGPGKTVWAELHLR from the coding sequence ATGAACAGCGAGATTTCCCCCGTACAGGGGGTATCCAGCCTTGTCCACCAGCCCGCAGCCGCCGAAGCCCACCCGGCCCGGAGCAAACATCCCCACCCCACCGCCCCGCTCCTCCGGGAGTTCACGATGCGGTTCACGTCCTCGCGGCACGGCGCCCGCCTCGCCCGTCGCCTCGTCTCGCAGCGGCTGGACGAATGGGGCTACCCGTACGACGGCCGGGCCAACGAGACGCTGACGCTGATCACCGCCGAGCTGGCCGCGAACGCCGTCCGCCATGGGCACGTGGCCGGCCGGGACTTCCGCGTCCGGCTGGCCGAGACCGGGGACACGCTCCGCGTCGAGGTGACCGACACCCGGACCGAACGCGTACCGCCGCTGACCGTCCAGGAGCCGCCGGACGACACCGAATCGGGCCGAGGACTGCTCATCGTCGCCCAACTGGCGAGCCGTTGGGCGGTCACGCCACGCGACAGCGGGCCGGGCAAGACCGTCTGGGCGGAGCTGCACCTGCGGTGA
- a CDS encoding helix-turn-helix domain-containing protein: MNEPTGVENDGAPGFGEGPQHESGVGAGAGAEPEPPPEVGSGILRVFGRQLKRFRMRAGLERPEFASMVGYSVSTIAAYEQGRRIPPPRLIDQADEVLDAGGVLLEMKEEVARAQYPAFFRDAARLEAEAVELWVYATHAVPGLLQTEEYMRAVFGMWRPLLDEETVEQRVAARLARQHIFDRKPAALLSFVIDEAVLRRPLGGWEVMRGQLEHLRLAGEFRNVEIQVMPLDREDNAGVDGPFTVLQRAEGDQVAYLEAQGRSTMVSERREVQGIVSRYGIVRAQALSPRESLAFVEKLLGEV, translated from the coding sequence ATGAACGAGCCTACGGGTGTGGAGAACGACGGGGCGCCGGGCTTCGGGGAGGGGCCGCAGCATGAGTCGGGGGTGGGGGCGGGAGCGGGAGCGGAGCCGGAACCGCCACCGGAGGTCGGCTCGGGCATCCTGCGGGTGTTCGGGCGGCAGTTGAAGAGGTTCCGGATGCGGGCGGGGTTGGAACGTCCGGAGTTCGCGTCGATGGTGGGGTACTCGGTGTCAACGATCGCCGCGTATGAGCAGGGTCGTCGGATTCCGCCGCCCCGGCTGATCGACCAGGCGGACGAGGTGCTGGACGCGGGTGGGGTCCTGCTGGAGATGAAGGAGGAGGTCGCGCGGGCGCAGTACCCGGCGTTCTTCCGGGATGCGGCGCGGTTGGAGGCTGAGGCGGTTGAGCTATGGGTGTACGCAACACATGCGGTGCCGGGGCTGCTTCAGACCGAGGAGTACATGCGCGCAGTGTTCGGAATGTGGCGGCCTCTGCTGGATGAGGAGACTGTGGAACAACGGGTTGCCGCCCGCCTGGCACGCCAGCACATCTTCGATCGCAAACCCGCAGCACTGTTGAGCTTCGTCATCGATGAGGCGGTCCTGCGTAGGCCGCTCGGCGGTTGGGAGGTCATGCGTGGCCAACTGGAGCATCTAAGGCTGGCTGGCGAGTTCCGCAACGTGGAGATCCAGGTGATGCCCCTGGACCGGGAGGACAACGCAGGGGTTGACGGTCCGTTCACGGTGCTGCAGCGTGCGGAAGGCGATCAGGTGGCTTACCTGGAGGCGCAGGGACGCAGCACAATGGTGAGCGAGCGGCGCGAGGTTCAGGGGATCGTGTCGCGCTACGGGATCGTCCGTGCGCAGGCTCTCTCCCCACGCGAGTCACTGGCTTTCGTCGAGAAGTTGCTTGGAGAGGTGTAG